In one Candidatus Methylomirabilota bacterium genomic region, the following are encoded:
- a CDS encoding oligopeptide/dipeptide ABC transporter ATP-binding protein encodes MLLNNALPAHPDDVREEVILRGEVPSAFDPPAGCRFHPRCPHALPVCAEVEPVLREQSAGHQVACHLYGT; translated from the coding sequence GTGCTGCTCAACAACGCGCTGCCCGCACACCCCGACGACGTGCGGGAGGAGGTCATCCTGCGCGGCGAGGTGCCGAGCGCCTTCGATCCGCCCGCCGGGTGCCGCTTTCATCCGCGGTGTCCGCACGCGCTGCCCGTCTGCGCCGAGGTCGAGCCGGTGCTACGGGAGCAGTCCGCCGGCCACCAGGTGGCCTGTCACCTGTACGGGACGTGA
- a CDS encoding VOC family protein, with protein sequence MIQACKLGHVVLKVRDAGKSKDFYTRTLGLKVAHEDLERGTVFLSFGREHHELALFQLATGEAPHAAQPGLHHMAWKLGSFEELQAAYRELKAMGVPVEATIEHNVTRSVYFPDPDGNRVELYCDMVEHGFETMRTVGPRRDPLDLE encoded by the coding sequence ATGATTCAGGCGTGCAAGCTCGGCCATGTCGTGCTGAAAGTCCGGGACGCCGGCAAATCGAAGGATTTTTACACGCGGACCCTGGGATTGAAGGTGGCCCACGAGGACTTGGAGCGGGGGACGGTGTTCCTCAGCTTCGGCCGGGAGCACCATGAGCTGGCCCTGTTCCAACTGGCTACCGGCGAAGCGCCTCACGCTGCCCAGCCCGGTCTGCACCATATGGCGTGGAAGCTCGGGAGCTTTGAGGAACTGCAGGCAGCCTACAGAGAACTGAAGGCGATGGGGGTGCCGGTCGAGGCCACGATCGAGCACAATGTGACCCGTAGCGTCTATTTCCCTGACCCCGACGGCAACCGCGTGGAGTTGTACTGCGACATGGTGGAACACGGCTTCGAGACCATGCGCACGGTAGGACCCAGGCGCGACCCCCTGGATCTGGAGTAG
- a CDS encoding DEAD/DEAH box helicase, with product MSFTSFTLHVDLLRGLDALGFAVPTPIQKDAIPPATEGRDVLACAMTGSGKTAAFLLPILQRLVDRPRGVTRALVLAPTRELAAQIDEHRRELARFTRIGGAAVFGGVAMGPQEQAFRRGADILVATPGRLLDHFQHSYARLAGLEVLVLDEADRMLDMGFLPDIRRIMKALPAGRRQTLLFSATLPPAITALARELLRDPVMINVERPAAPAVGVSHAAYPVASDLKLPLLVELLRQPGVRNMLVFTRTKHRANRLADGLVRRGVAAQRIHGNRSQAQRTRALAAFKAGACRVLVATNIAARGIDVTGLSHVVNFDVPTMTDDYIHRVGRTARAEAVGDAITLVSPAEEADFRSIEHAFGTRIPRVTLPGFDYTARATERLEVPMAQRIAAIRARRADERARSRTNAARAHVPYR from the coding sequence ATGTCGTTCACCTCCTTCACCCTGCACGTCGATTTGCTGCGCGGGCTCGACGCCCTCGGCTTCGCCGTGCCCACGCCCATTCAAAAGGACGCCATCCCCCCGGCCACCGAGGGGCGGGACGTGCTCGCCTGCGCCATGACGGGTAGCGGCAAGACCGCCGCGTTCCTGCTGCCGATCCTCCAGCGGCTCGTCGACCGGCCGCGGGGCGTCACCCGCGCCCTCGTGCTGGCGCCCACCCGGGAGCTGGCCGCCCAGATCGACGAGCATCGCCGGGAGCTCGCGCGCTTCACGCGCATCGGCGGCGCCGCCGTCTTCGGAGGCGTTGCCATGGGGCCGCAGGAGCAGGCCTTCCGTCGCGGCGCCGACATTTTGGTAGCGACGCCTGGCCGGCTGCTCGATCATTTTCAACATTCGTACGCGCGGCTGGCCGGGCTCGAGGTGCTGGTCCTGGACGAGGCCGACCGCATGCTCGACATGGGGTTCTTGCCCGACATCCGGCGGATCATGAAGGCGCTGCCCGCCGGGCGCCGGCAGACGCTGCTCTTCTCGGCCACCCTGCCGCCCGCCATCACCGCGCTGGCCCGCGAGCTGCTGCGCGATCCGGTGATGATCAACGTGGAGCGGCCGGCGGCGCCGGCGGTGGGTGTCAGCCACGCCGCCTACCCGGTGGCGTCGGACCTGAAGCTGCCGCTGCTCGTTGAGCTGCTCCGCCAGCCCGGCGTCCGAAACATGCTCGTCTTCACCCGCACCAAGCACCGGGCCAACCGTCTCGCCGACGGCCTGGTGCGGCGCGGCGTGGCGGCCCAGCGCATCCACGGCAACCGCAGCCAGGCCCAGCGCACCCGGGCCCTCGCCGCCTTCAAGGCCGGCGCCTGCCGCGTGCTGGTGGCCACCAACATCGCCGCGCGCGGCATCGACGTCACCGGTCTCAGCCACGTGGTGAACTTCGACGTGCCCACCATGACGGACGATTACATCCACCGGGTCGGACGGACGGCTCGGGCGGAGGCGGTGGGCGATGCCATCACGCTCGTGTCGCCCGCGGAGGAAGCCGACTTCCGGTCGATCGAGCACGCCTTCGGCACGCGGATCCCGCGCGTCACCCTGCCGGGCTTCGACTACACGGCGCGGGCGACCGAGCGCCTCGAAGTGCCGATGGCGCAGCGCATCGCCGCCATCCGGGCCCGCCGGGCCGACGAGCGCGCGCGGAGCCGCACCAACGCCGCCCGCGCTCACGTCCCGTACAGGTGA